A region from the Sander vitreus isolate 19-12246 chromosome 1, sanVit1, whole genome shotgun sequence genome encodes:
- the LOC144518266 gene encoding uncharacterized protein LOC144518266 has translation MFKTEKLKALVNERLKAAAEDIFSIFETTIKDYEEIVFRSKQEVDQQRRRLAGWKAPLQLSVQEEDAPSEQYHCEKKTDLCEDDQEPPQIKEEQEEELWTTQAGEKQQEEVDTKGAMFNIIYVQRNDGDRRQFPHRNQEVENKEDNLPSSSCEQLKSEPDEEGCGASEPTSDCQTSEVSDCEWRDSGGFHSGVNRKKPQQAGETADRPYTCSICNKNFRIKSILTRHMKTHTGEKPYSCGVCGKSFIQRSYLQTHMNSHSGQKPHTCSFCGRGFTQVGNMNAHIRIHTGEKPHICTHCGKSFREKADLIKHTIIHTGEKPYICIVCNMKFSAQSNLTRHIKTHSGERPYSCTACGKRFIRRSHLIIHMKTHAENL, from the exons ATGTTCAAAACAGAGAAACTAAAAGCTTTGGTCAATGAGCGACTGAAAGCCGCCGCTGAGGACATATTCAGCATCTTTGAAACAACTATTAAAGACTATGAGGAGATAGTTTTTCGTTCAAAACAGGAGGTCGACCAACAACGAAGAAGGCTGGCCGGGTGGAAAG CCCCCCTGCAGCTCTCTGTCCAGGAAGAGGACGCTCCCTCTGAGCAGTATCACTGTGAGAAGAAGACTGACCTGTGTGAGGATGACCAGGAGCCCCCGCAGATTAAagaagagcaggaggaggaacTGTGGACCACTCAGGCAGGGGAAAAGCAGCAAGAAGAGGTTGATACCAAAGGCGCTATGTTCAATATAATTTATGTGCAAAGGAATGATGGAGATAGAAGACAGTTCCCACATCGAAACCAAGAAGTTGAAAATAAAGAAGACAATTTGCCCAGCAGCTCATGTGAACAGTTGAAATCAGAACCTGATGAAGAAGGCTGTGGTGCATCAGAGCCAACCAGTGACTGTCAGACGAGTGAAGTTAGTGACTGTGAATGGAGGGACAGTGGAGGATTTCACTCaggtgtaaacaggaagaaaCCACAGCAAGCTGGTGAGACAGCAGACAGGCCGTACACCTGCAGCATATGCAACAAGAATTTCAGAATTAAATCCATTCTGACTCGCcacatgaagacacacacaggagagaaaccttacAGTTGCGGTGTTTGCGGTAAAAGCTTCATCCAGCGCTCATATCTGCAGACTCACATGAACTCTCACTCCGGACAGAAACCGCATACATGTAGTTTCTGTGGCAGAGGGTTCACACAAGTTGGAAACATGAACGCCCACATTCGAATCCACACGGGAGAGAAGCCTCACATCTGTACTCACTGTGGAAAAAGTTTTAGAGAGAAAGCGGATCTCATTAAGCACACAATAATTCACACTGGTGAGAAACCTTACATTTGCATTGTATGTAATATGAAATTCAGTGCTCAGTCTAATTTAACACGCCACATTAAGACTCATTCAGGGGAGAGGCCATATAGTTGCACTGCTTGTGGAAAAAGATTCATTCGGCGCTCCCATTTAATTATTCATATGAAGACTCACGCAGAGAATCTCTAG